A window from Neodiprion fabricii isolate iyNeoFabr1 chromosome 2, iyNeoFabr1.1, whole genome shotgun sequence encodes these proteins:
- the LOC124174857 gene encoding uncharacterized protein LOC124174857 isoform X2, protein MDSAEQRREASDDKYENWPGRWMPSRPGDPKPPPKVLHKTGEFKDSNFKKNPVDRVGMGMHESECDDGETNLRVDWDGSPVNYTCYDKRIVPDYSISPMVYCEHIPSGYMAIHKCMTETIEYDDDIPMYGSHRPVWPVYGEYKFLPRQRWIHSLEHGAIVMLYHPCANSLEIKRLKKLVAGCLRRHIITPYSLLDEDRPLALVSWGCRLTMSYVNPSVVKQFITKRALRGAEAISADGDFMEFLIQSSKTVTDEDDTTLCPYM, encoded by the exons ATGGATAGTGCGGAACAGCGCAGAGAAGCGTCTGATGACAAATACGAGAATTGGCCGGGACGTTGGATGCCGTCGAGACCTGGAGATCCAAAACCGCCTCCTAAGGTTCTGCATAAAACCGGAGAGTTCAAGGAttccaattttaaaaagaatCCAGTTGACAGAGTAGGCATGGGAATGCACGAGAGTGAGTGCGACGATGGAGAA ACTAACTTAAGAGTCGATTGGGATGGGTCACCGGTCAACTACACATGCTACGATAAAAGGATTGTGCCTGACTATTCTATTAGCCCTATGGTATACTGCGAACATATACCGTCGGGATATATG GCTATCCACAAGTGTATGACTGAAACGATCGAATACGACGATGATATTCCTATGTA TGGTTCACACAGGCCAGTCTGGCCTGTTTACGGAGAATACAAATTTCTACCACGGCAAAGATGGATTCATAGTTTAGAG CATGGTGCAATAGTTATGTTGTACCATCCCTGTGCTAATTCACTAGAGataaaacgtttgaaaaaactgGTGGCCGGTTGTTTGAGACGACATATTATAACGCCATACTCGCTTTTGGATGAGGACCGA CCTCTGGCATTGGTCAGTTGGGGCTGTCGGTTGACAATGTCGTATGTGAATCCTTCAGTGGTAAAACAATTCATTACTAAAAGAGCATTGCGTGGTGCGGAAGCAATCTCCGCTGATGGCGATTTTATGGAATTTCTTATACAGTCGTCTAAAACGGTTACCGACGAAGACGATACAACTTTGTGTCCGTATATGTAA
- the LOC124174857 gene encoding uncharacterized protein LOC124174857 isoform X1 gives MTKDRVLLLYTCCTLILGFVNGYVRNPIDRAIQYEDVFQEMDSAEQRREASDDKYENWPGRWMPSRPGDPKPPPKVLHKTGEFKDSNFKKNPVDRVGMGMHESECDDGETNLRVDWDGSPVNYTCYDKRIVPDYSISPMVYCEHIPSGYMAIHKCMTETIEYDDDIPMYGSHRPVWPVYGEYKFLPRQRWIHSLEHGAIVMLYHPCANSLEIKRLKKLVAGCLRRHIITPYSLLDEDRPLALVSWGCRLTMSYVNPSVVKQFITKRALRGAEAISADGDFMEFLIQSSKTVTDEDDTTLCPYM, from the exons ATGACGAAGGACCGAGTTTTGCTGTTATATACCTGCTGTACTTTGATTCTGGGATTCGTCAACGGATATGTCCGTAACCCCATTGACAGAGCCATACAATATGAAG ATGTGTTCCAAGAGATGGATAGTGCGGAACAGCGCAGAGAAGCGTCTGATGACAAATACGAGAATTGGCCGGGACGTTGGATGCCGTCGAGACCTGGAGATCCAAAACCGCCTCCTAAGGTTCTGCATAAAACCGGAGAGTTCAAGGAttccaattttaaaaagaatCCAGTTGACAGAGTAGGCATGGGAATGCACGAGAGTGAGTGCGACGATGGAGAA ACTAACTTAAGAGTCGATTGGGATGGGTCACCGGTCAACTACACATGCTACGATAAAAGGATTGTGCCTGACTATTCTATTAGCCCTATGGTATACTGCGAACATATACCGTCGGGATATATG GCTATCCACAAGTGTATGACTGAAACGATCGAATACGACGATGATATTCCTATGTA TGGTTCACACAGGCCAGTCTGGCCTGTTTACGGAGAATACAAATTTCTACCACGGCAAAGATGGATTCATAGTTTAGAG CATGGTGCAATAGTTATGTTGTACCATCCCTGTGCTAATTCACTAGAGataaaacgtttgaaaaaactgGTGGCCGGTTGTTTGAGACGACATATTATAACGCCATACTCGCTTTTGGATGAGGACCGA CCTCTGGCATTGGTCAGTTGGGGCTGTCGGTTGACAATGTCGTATGTGAATCCTTCAGTGGTAAAACAATTCATTACTAAAAGAGCATTGCGTGGTGCGGAAGCAATCTCCGCTGATGGCGATTTTATGGAATTTCTTATACAGTCGTCTAAAACGGTTACCGACGAAGACGATACAACTTTGTGTCCGTATATGTAA
- the LOC124174859 gene encoding histidine protein methyltransferase 1 homolog, with protein sequence MFKFGFSDDNAKEENDKIESIETVLDWFPAVKIEVSHEQLSKKCCEDDDFKECDLFYDVRLKLIHSDKVVIDLQQENCENIVEAESQHSDLIPAKYEGGLKVWECSYDLGKYLIGDKIPLENKSVLDLGCGTGIIGILALLNGASVHFQDYNTEVIKSVTIPNVILNINDRKHVQERCAFFSGDWASFIQLRGELYRNDYEKYDLILTSETIYNPDNQKKLHNIFKTHLKKNGSVYVAGKVYYFGVGGGMRQFEDLVQKEKIFETKTVWNSDEGVQREILKLTFRT encoded by the exons ATGTTCAAATTTGGATTCAGCGACGATAACGCGAAGGAAGAAAAtg ACAAGATTGAAAGCATAGAGACTGTGCTGGACTGGTTTCCTGCAGTGAAGATAGAAGTATCCCACGAGCAGCTATCCAAAAAGTGCTGTGAGGATGACGACTTTAAGGAATGCGATTTATTTTATGACGTTAGGTTGAAGCTTATTCATTCTGACAAAGTGGTAATAGATCTGCAAcaagaaaattgtgaaaatattgttgaGGCTGAATCGCAGCATTCGGATCTGATACCAGCAAAATATGAAG GTGGATTGAAAGTATGGGAATGCAGTTACGACCTGGGAAAGTACTTAATAGGTGACAAAATTCCATTAGAAAATAAATCTGTTCTAGATCTAGGATGTGGCACAGGGATTATTGGTATTCTAGCATTATTGAATGGAGCCAGTGTTCATTTTCAGGattat AACACAGAAGTAATAAAGTCCGTGACTATCCcaaatgtaattttaaatattaatgatCGGAAACACGTGCAAGAACGATGCGCATTTTTTTCCGGCGATTGGGCCTCTTTTATACAGTTGCGTGGGGAATTATATAGAAACGATTATGAGAAGTATGACTTAATTTTAACCAGCGAAACGATCTACAATCCTGACAATCAAAAGAAATTGCATAATATCTTCAAGACCCacttgaagaaaaatggtTCAGT TTACGTTGCTGGAAAAGTTTATTACTTTGGAGTTGGAGGAGGAATGAGGCAATTCGAGGACCTCGttcaaaaagagaaaatattcGAAACCAAAACAGTGTGGAACAGTGATGAAG gtGTACAACGCGAAATATTGAAGCTGACATTCAGGACTTGA